TCCAGGGCCAGGGACCTGGTGGCTGACCGGGAAGCCGTGCGGTGGAAGGGGGAGGTGCTGAGCCTGGACCCGGAGAGGCGGTGGCAGTTGCTATAATGTAGCCATGCCAAAAGAGGGCGGGAATCGCAAATACCTTCATGTCGTTAGACGAGGAGAGGGATGGGCTGTGGAGCGCGAAGGGGCAAAGAGGGCTTCCAAAATCTTCCGCACCCAAGAGGAAGCGAAAGCCTACGCTCGGGAAGTAGCTGAGAGGGAAAAGGGAGAAGTCATCGTTCACGACCAGAAGGGGAGGATCCGAGAGCGGGATAGCTACGGGAGCGACCCTCACCCTCCCAAGGACAGGGAGC
The sequence above is drawn from the Thermus sp. CCB_US3_UF1 genome and encodes:
- a CDS encoding DUF2188 domain-containing protein; this translates as MPKEGGNRKYLHVVRRGEGWAVEREGAKRASKIFRTQEEAKAYAREVAEREKGEVIVHDQKGRIRERDSYGSDPHPPKDREH